One genomic region from Stutzerimonas decontaminans encodes:
- a CDS encoding universal stress protein produces the protein MLQQNRVQHILVAHDLSPDADLALQRAAGLARQTGARISLLHVLDDRDAASDEQHARALLQQRLQENELGQLEPWIRRGQPVEEIRTQAEGLEVDLLVLGRHHKGASQGFAGTTLERIMLESPAPLLLAIAPAEAPYQRAMAALDFSRCATRAMQCAWELLGDGAELHALHIDEMAEVHGPDYEGLSLQQELFDQLIEDIQPQLPDTGALLSYSLHQGERNNCMDAALRDLQPQLLALGSHSRGELSSALLGSLARQFIDNPPCDILIAR, from the coding sequence ATGCTTCAGCAAAATCGGGTTCAGCACATTCTCGTCGCCCACGATCTCAGCCCGGACGCCGACCTCGCGCTGCAGCGTGCAGCCGGCCTGGCGCGCCAGACTGGCGCCCGTATCAGCCTGCTGCATGTACTCGACGATCGCGACGCGGCGAGCGACGAACAGCACGCACGCGCACTTCTGCAACAGCGCCTGCAGGAGAACGAGCTGGGTCAGCTCGAGCCCTGGATTCGTCGCGGCCAGCCGGTGGAGGAAATCCGCACGCAAGCCGAAGGCCTGGAGGTCGACCTGCTGGTACTGGGCCGTCACCACAAGGGGGCGAGCCAGGGATTCGCCGGCACCACGCTGGAGCGCATCATGCTTGAAAGCCCGGCACCGCTGCTGCTGGCTATCGCACCCGCGGAAGCTCCGTATCAACGCGCCATGGCTGCACTGGACTTCTCCCGCTGCGCCACCCGCGCCATGCAGTGCGCCTGGGAGTTGCTGGGCGACGGTGCCGAGCTGCATGCCCTGCATATCGACGAGATGGCCGAAGTACACGGCCCCGATTACGAAGGCCTGTCGCTGCAGCAGGAGCTGTTCGACCAGTTGATCGAAGACATCCAGCCGCAGCTGCCGGATACGGGCGCACTGCTGAGCTACAGCCTGCACCAGGGCGAGCGCAACAATTGCATGGACGCGGCATTGCGCGACCTGCAACCGCAGCTGCTGGCCCTTGGCAGTCACAGCCGCGGTGAACTGAGCAGCGCATTGCTCGGCAGCCTGGCGCGGCAGTTTATCGACAACCCGCCCTGCGACATCCTTATCGCGCGCTGA
- a CDS encoding response regulator, with the protein MSKVSVLVVDDAPFIRDLVKKALRSHFPGIRIEDAVNGRKAQQMLSRERFDLILCDWEMPEMSGLELLTWCRTQDALKITPFIMVTSRGDKENVVQAIQAGVSDFIGKPFSNEQLTSKVRKALGRAGKLDALAASAPTRTLATGMANDSLAALTGGKAEVVRPAAPAATAAESKASPLIQPSAAPASAPAGAASGRGQGQLRLANGSVACVIKALSLKEALLVVKRGEQLPQVLESAVLDLEQGEGGEVARLNGYLHAVAAFEPKPDSEWLQLSFRFVDRDPQKMDYLSRLIARGTAQRHFVPGA; encoded by the coding sequence ATGAGCAAGGTCAGTGTGCTGGTAGTGGATGATGCGCCCTTTATCCGGGATCTGGTGAAGAAGGCGCTCCGTAGTCACTTTCCGGGCATTCGCATCGAGGATGCGGTCAACGGGCGCAAGGCCCAGCAGATGCTCAGCCGCGAGCGGTTCGACCTGATTCTCTGTGATTGGGAAATGCCGGAGATGTCGGGCCTGGAGCTGCTGACCTGGTGTCGCACCCAGGATGCGCTGAAGATCACCCCGTTCATCATGGTCACCAGCCGTGGCGACAAGGAGAACGTGGTGCAGGCCATTCAGGCTGGCGTTTCAGACTTTATCGGCAAGCCCTTTTCCAACGAACAGCTCACCAGCAAGGTGCGCAAGGCCCTAGGGCGCGCCGGCAAGCTGGATGCCCTGGCTGCCAGCGCACCGACCAGAACGTTGGCCACCGGCATGGCCAATGACTCTCTGGCGGCTCTGACCGGAGGCAAGGCCGAGGTTGTCCGTCCTGCGGCACCTGCCGCTACCGCCGCGGAAAGCAAAGCCTCGCCCCTGATTCAGCCGTCGGCAGCACCTGCCAGCGCTCCGGCCGGTGCTGCGTCCGGTCGTGGACAGGGCCAACTGCGCCTGGCCAATGGCAGTGTTGCCTGCGTGATCAAAGCGCTGAGCCTCAAAGAGGCGCTGCTGGTGGTCAAGCGTGGCGAGCAGCTGCCGCAGGTGCTGGAAAGCGCCGTGCTCGATCTTGAGCAGGGCGAGGGCGGTGAGGTCGCGCGCCTCAACGGCTATTTGCACGCCGTTGCGGCGTTCGAGCCCAAACCCGACAGCGAGTGGCTGCAGCTGTCGTTCCGCTTCGTCGACCGCGACCCGCAGAAGATGGACTACCTGTCACGCCTGATCGCCCGCGGCACAGCGCAGCGTCACTTCGTTCCGGGGGCCTGA
- the ubiA gene encoding 4-hydroxybenzoate octaprenyltransferase encodes MYLKLLQSSNRLHPRAWDFIQLMRLDRPIGTYLLLWPTLWALWIAAEGVPSAKNLFIFVTGVILMRAAGCVINDFADRNFDGHVQRTQARPMAAGKISSREAWTLFAVLVGLSFGLVLLTNATTIYLSFGALALAACYPFMKRYTFYPQVVLGAAFSWGMPMAFTAETGSLPPEAWLLFIANLLWTVAYDTYYAMADRDDDLKIGIKSTAILFGEADRVIIATLQGLALFCLLLAGVRFELGQWFHLGLVVAAGCFAWEFWKTQSRKPQVCFKAFLHNHWAGLAILLGIVLDYATRA; translated from the coding sequence ATGTATCTGAAATTGCTGCAATCAAGCAACCGCCTGCACCCGCGCGCCTGGGACTTCATCCAGCTGATGCGCCTGGATCGGCCTATCGGCACCTACCTGCTGCTGTGGCCGACGCTGTGGGCGCTGTGGATCGCGGCCGAGGGTGTGCCCAGCGCGAAGAACCTGTTCATCTTCGTCACCGGCGTGATCCTGATGCGCGCCGCCGGCTGCGTGATCAACGACTTCGCCGATCGCAACTTCGACGGTCACGTGCAGCGCACTCAGGCACGCCCCATGGCCGCAGGCAAGATCAGCTCGCGCGAGGCCTGGACGCTGTTCGCCGTACTGGTGGGCCTGAGCTTCGGGCTGGTACTGCTAACCAACGCGACAACCATCTACCTGTCTTTCGGCGCGCTGGCGCTGGCCGCCTGCTACCCGTTCATGAAGCGCTACACCTTCTACCCGCAGGTAGTGCTCGGCGCGGCGTTCTCCTGGGGCATGCCGATGGCCTTCACCGCCGAGACCGGCAGCCTGCCGCCGGAAGCCTGGCTGCTGTTCATCGCCAACCTGCTGTGGACGGTGGCCTACGACACCTACTACGCCATGGCCGACCGCGACGACGACCTGAAGATCGGCATCAAGTCCACCGCCATCCTCTTCGGCGAAGCGGACCGCGTCATCATCGCCACCCTGCAGGGCCTGGCACTTTTCTGTCTGCTCCTCGCCGGTGTGCGCTTCGAACTCGGCCAGTGGTTCCACCTCGGACTGGTGGTCGCCGCCGGTTGTTTCGCCTGGGAATTCTGGAAGACCCAATCGCGCAAGCCGCAGGTCTGTTTCAAGGCCTTCCTGCACAATCACTGGGCCGGGCTGGCGATTCTGCTTGGCATCGTGCTGGATTACGCGACCCGGGCTTAA
- the glcC gene encoding transcriptional regulator GlcC: MPSETNNDRRQVADVVAERIERLIVDGVLKVGQALPSERRLCEKLGISRSALREGLRVLRGRGIIETSQGRGSFVAELSGNHDASPLMHLFNSQPRTLYDLLEVRALLEGESARLAALRGTDADFILLRRRYEEMLAAHASENGADPREHARLDHAFHLAICEASHNPVLVHTLQSLTDLMLSTVFASVNNLYHRPAQKRQIDRQHSRLYHAVIERLPEQAQRAARDHIHGIRDNLKEIEQEEQRLVRATMRLEGWT; the protein is encoded by the coding sequence ATGCCGAGCGAAACCAACAATGACCGTCGTCAAGTCGCCGATGTCGTAGCCGAGCGCATCGAAAGACTGATCGTCGATGGCGTTCTGAAGGTCGGCCAGGCGCTGCCGTCGGAACGTCGCCTGTGCGAAAAGCTCGGCATCTCACGCTCGGCGCTGCGCGAGGGCCTGCGCGTACTACGCGGGCGCGGCATCATCGAGACATCCCAGGGCCGCGGCTCCTTCGTTGCCGAACTGTCCGGCAACCATGACGCCAGCCCGCTGATGCACCTGTTCAACTCGCAGCCGCGCACCCTCTATGACCTGCTGGAGGTACGCGCGCTGCTGGAAGGCGAATCGGCCCGGCTGGCCGCCTTGCGCGGCACCGATGCGGATTTCATCCTGCTGCGCCGACGCTACGAGGAAATGCTGGCCGCCCACGCCAGCGAGAACGGCGCCGACCCGCGCGAACACGCCCGCCTCGACCATGCCTTTCATCTGGCGATCTGCGAGGCCTCGCACAACCCGGTGCTGGTGCATACGCTGCAGTCGCTGACCGATCTGATGCTCTCGACGGTTTTCGCGTCGGTAAACAACCTCTACCACCGCCCGGCGCAGAAGCGGCAGATCGACCGTCAGCACTCGCGGCTCTATCACGCGGTGATCGAGCGCCTGCCCGAACAGGCCCAGCGCGCCGCACGCGACCATATCCACGGCATTCGCGACAACCTCAAGGAGATCGAGCAGGAAGAGCAGCGTCTGGTGCGCGCCACCATGCGCCTGGAAGGCTGGACCTGA
- the phoR gene encoding phosphate regulon sensor histidine kinase PhoR encodes MNQDWQGALVRRLLLLLGGCLLLGLISGEYAWALVLGLSGYLVWTLRQLLRLQRWLRRADPDEPPPDSAGIWGDIFDSLYQMQRRDLRLRGQLQGIIDRAQGSTAALKDAVIMLDSDGNLEWWNPAATRLLGLKKPQDAGHPIGNLVRHPAFKEYFDSGNYDQPLELASPVDDRLRLQFNITRYGNSEHLLLVRDVTRLHQLEQMRKDFVANVSHELRTPLTVIAGYLETLLENAEGVNPRWLRALQQMNQQAGRMQHLLNDLLLLARLETSTRPTDNQPVAVGLLLQSIISDARALSGSRGHLISLDADPALQLKGSETELRSAFSNLVFNAVKYTPDGGSVHVRWWGDEVGAHLSVEDSGIGIEQKHLPRLTERFYRVDSSRASSTGGTGLGLAIVKHVLLRHQGRLDISSTPGQGSRFSCHFQNSQISGR; translated from the coding sequence TTGAATCAGGACTGGCAAGGAGCCCTCGTTCGCCGCCTGCTGCTGCTGTTGGGCGGCTGCCTGCTGCTCGGCCTGATCTCCGGGGAATATGCCTGGGCGCTGGTTCTCGGCCTGAGCGGCTATCTCGTCTGGACCCTGCGCCAGCTGCTGCGCCTGCAACGCTGGCTGCGCCGCGCCGACCCCGACGAGCCGCCACCGGATTCAGCCGGCATCTGGGGTGACATATTCGACAGCCTGTACCAGATGCAACGACGCGATCTGCGCCTACGTGGGCAGCTGCAGGGCATCATCGACCGCGCTCAGGGCTCGACCGCAGCCCTCAAGGACGCAGTGATCATGCTCGACAGCGACGGCAATCTGGAGTGGTGGAACCCCGCCGCAACCCGGCTGCTGGGGCTGAAGAAGCCGCAGGACGCCGGCCACCCGATCGGCAACCTGGTGCGCCATCCAGCCTTCAAGGAGTACTTCGACAGCGGCAACTACGACCAGCCGCTGGAGCTGGCCTCGCCGGTAGATGATCGTCTTCGTCTGCAGTTCAACATCACCCGCTATGGCAACAGTGAACATCTGCTGCTGGTGCGCGATGTAACCCGCCTGCACCAGCTGGAGCAGATGCGCAAAGACTTCGTGGCCAACGTTTCCCATGAGCTGCGCACCCCGCTCACGGTGATCGCCGGCTATCTGGAAACCCTGCTGGAAAACGCCGAGGGGGTGAATCCGCGCTGGCTTCGCGCCCTGCAGCAGATGAATCAGCAAGCCGGGCGCATGCAGCACCTGCTCAACGACCTGCTGTTGCTGGCCCGCCTGGAAACCAGCACCCGGCCGACCGACAACCAGCCGGTGGCGGTGGGGCTGTTGTTGCAGTCGATCATCAGCGATGCTCGGGCGCTGTCAGGCAGTCGCGGCCACCTGATCAGCCTCGATGCCGATCCGGCGCTGCAGCTCAAGGGCAGCGAGACGGAGTTACGCAGCGCCTTCTCCAACCTGGTGTTCAACGCGGTGAAGTACACCCCCGACGGTGGCAGCGTGCATGTGCGTTGGTGGGGCGACGAGGTCGGCGCCCACCTGAGCGTCGAGGACAGCGGCATCGGCATCGAACAAAAGCATCTGCCACGGCTGACCGAGCGTTTCTACCGGGTCGACTCCAGCCGCGCTAGCAGCACCGGCGGCACGGGACTCGGCCTGGCGATCGTCAAGCACGTGCTGCTACGCCATCAGGGCCGCCTGGACATCAGCAGCACCCCCGGCCAGGGCAGCCGCTTCTCCTGCCATTTCCAGAACAGCCAGATATCCGGCCGCTGA
- a CDS encoding hemolysin family protein — protein sequence MDPSPSYAASSYFADFGLILFALFLVLLNGFFVAAEFAMVKLRATKVEAIASRHGWRGHILRTVHNQLDAYLSACQLGITLASLGLGWVGEPAFAHLLEPLLGGIGIQSPALVHGIAFFTAFFIISYLHIVIGELAPKSWAIRKPELLSLWTAVPLYLFYWLMYPAIYLLNASANAILRIAGQGEPGAHHDHHYSREELKLILHSNRARDPGNQQIQVLASAVEMSELEVVDWANSREDLLQLEHDAPLGEILEVIRRHKYSRYPVYNSSKGEYVGLLHIKDLLLALAGNDRLAENFCLSELLRPLERVSKHMPLASLLEQFRQGGAHFVLVEEGDHKVIGFLTMEDVLEVLVGDIQDEHRKTERGVLAYQPGKLLVRGDTPLFKLERLLGIDLDHVEAETLAGLVYETLKRVPDEDEVLQVEGLQIVIKKMRGPKIVLAKVLKA from the coding sequence ATGGACCCTTCCCCCAGTTACGCCGCCTCCTCCTACTTCGCCGATTTCGGCCTGATTCTCTTCGCTCTGTTCCTCGTGCTGCTCAACGGCTTCTTCGTCGCCGCCGAGTTCGCCATGGTCAAGCTGCGCGCCACCAAGGTAGAAGCCATTGCCAGCCGGCATGGCTGGCGCGGCCACATCCTGCGTACCGTGCACAATCAGCTTGATGCCTATCTCTCTGCCTGCCAGCTGGGTATCACCCTGGCATCTCTGGGCCTGGGCTGGGTCGGTGAACCGGCGTTCGCGCACCTGCTCGAACCTCTGCTGGGCGGCATCGGCATCCAGTCGCCGGCACTGGTGCATGGCATCGCCTTCTTCACCGCATTCTTCATCATTTCCTATCTGCACATCGTCATCGGCGAGCTGGCACCGAAATCCTGGGCGATCCGCAAACCGGAGCTGCTGTCGCTGTGGACGGCCGTACCGCTGTACCTGTTCTACTGGCTGATGTACCCAGCGATCTACCTGCTCAACGCCAGCGCCAACGCCATCCTGCGCATCGCCGGCCAGGGCGAGCCGGGCGCACACCACGACCATCACTACAGCCGCGAAGAGCTCAAACTGATCCTGCACTCCAACCGCGCCCGCGATCCCGGCAACCAGCAGATCCAGGTGCTGGCCTCGGCGGTGGAGATGAGCGAGCTGGAAGTCGTCGACTGGGCCAACTCCCGCGAGGATTTGCTGCAGCTGGAGCACGATGCGCCGCTAGGTGAGATCCTCGAGGTGATTCGCCGTCACAAGTACAGCCGCTATCCGGTCTACAACAGCAGCAAAGGCGAGTATGTCGGCCTGCTGCACATCAAGGATCTGCTGCTGGCGCTGGCCGGCAACGACCGCCTTGCCGAGAACTTCTGCCTGAGCGAGCTGCTGCGCCCACTGGAACGGGTGTCCAAGCACATGCCGCTGGCCAGCCTGCTGGAACAGTTCCGCCAGGGCGGCGCGCACTTTGTGCTGGTCGAGGAAGGTGACCACAAGGTGATCGGCTTCCTGACCATGGAAGACGTGCTGGAGGTCTTGGTGGGCGACATTCAGGACGAGCACCGCAAGACCGAACGCGGCGTGCTCGCCTACCAGCCCGGCAAGCTGCTGGTGCGCGGCGACACGCCGCTATTCAAGCTCGAACGCCTTCTCGGCATCGATCTCGACCACGTCGAGGCGGAAACACTGGCAGGGCTGGTTTACGAAACCCTCAAGCGCGTACCCGACGAAGATGAAGTGCTTCAGGTAGAAGGCCTGCAGATCGTCATCAAAAAGATGCGCGGGCCGAAAATCGTGCTCGCGAAGGTACTCAAAGCCTGA
- a CDS encoding peptidoglycan DD-metalloendopeptidase family protein, whose protein sequence is MLGRILLLLGLPLLATPALALTIYKYTDANGVVTYSDQAAPGAQVFVFSDRMVEKLDTQVKLETRKHDAGETLLVRNDLFAPVDIELKLENVENAVGAPAKPIRWVLPPRSQIRLATLAPRDASKPLKYTPKLRHALGDPRLIPKPYKYPLPWRGGPFRLTQGANGQYSHFTPKGRYAVDIAMPEGTPIVAARGGMVVKIENEQSGRGNNPAGNFVRILHDDGTMGVYLHLMKGSVAVREGQRVETGARIARSGNTGNSTGPHLHFVVQRNVGLAIESIPFDFSQPVNSLPNFAVGGD, encoded by the coding sequence ATGCTGGGGCGCATTCTCTTGTTGCTCGGGCTGCCACTGCTGGCCACGCCAGCGCTGGCCCTGACCATCTACAAATACACCGACGCCAATGGGGTCGTGACCTATAGCGACCAGGCCGCGCCTGGCGCGCAGGTCTTCGTCTTCAGTGATCGCATGGTGGAAAAGCTCGATACCCAGGTCAAACTGGAAACCCGCAAGCACGATGCGGGCGAAACGCTGCTGGTGCGCAACGACCTGTTCGCGCCGGTGGATATCGAGCTGAAGCTGGAAAATGTCGAGAACGCCGTGGGCGCGCCGGCCAAGCCGATCCGCTGGGTATTGCCACCGCGCAGCCAGATCCGCCTGGCGACCCTGGCACCGCGTGATGCCTCCAAGCCGCTCAAGTACACGCCCAAGCTGCGCCATGCGCTAGGCGATCCGCGGCTGATTCCCAAGCCTTACAAATACCCGCTGCCCTGGCGCGGCGGCCCTTTCCGCCTGACCCAGGGCGCCAACGGCCAATACAGCCACTTCACCCCCAAGGGTCGCTACGCGGTCGACATCGCCATGCCTGAAGGCACGCCCATCGTCGCGGCGCGCGGTGGCATGGTGGTCAAGATCGAGAACGAGCAGAGCGGGCGCGGCAACAACCCGGCTGGCAACTTCGTGCGCATCCTGCATGACGACGGCACCATGGGCGTCTACCTGCACCTGATGAAGGGTTCCGTGGCGGTGCGCGAAGGCCAGCGCGTGGAAACCGGCGCCCGCATCGCGCGCTCCGGCAACACCGGCAACAGTACCGGCCCGCACCTGCACTTCGTGGTGCAGCGCAACGTCGGCCTGGCCATCGAGTCGATTCCGTTCGACTTCTCGCAGCCGGTCAACAGCCTGCCTAACTTCGCCGTGGGTGGCGATTAA
- the phoB gene encoding phosphate regulon transcriptional regulator PhoB — translation MNGKSILIVDDEAPIREMIVVALEMAGYDCLEAENTQQAHALIIDRKPDLILLDWMLPGTSGIELARRLKRDELTADTPIIMLTAKGEEDNKIQGLEVGADDYITKPFSPRELVARLKAVLRRATPVDSESPIEIGGLLLDPVSHRVTIDGKPAEMGPTEYRLLQFFMTHQERAYTRSQLLDQVWGGNVYVEERTVDVHIRRLRKALGEAYENLVQTVRGTGYRFSSKS, via the coding sequence ATGAACGGCAAGAGCATACTGATCGTCGATGACGAGGCGCCGATCCGGGAGATGATCGTCGTCGCCCTGGAAATGGCCGGCTATGACTGTCTCGAAGCAGAGAACACCCAGCAGGCCCATGCGCTGATCATCGACCGCAAGCCGGACCTGATCCTGCTCGACTGGATGCTACCCGGCACCTCCGGCATCGAACTGGCCCGCCGCCTCAAGCGTGACGAACTGACCGCCGACACGCCGATCATCATGCTTACCGCCAAGGGCGAAGAGGACAACAAGATCCAGGGCCTGGAAGTCGGCGCCGACGACTACATCACCAAGCCGTTCTCACCACGCGAACTGGTGGCCCGCCTGAAAGCCGTGCTACGCCGTGCGACGCCAGTGGACAGCGAGTCGCCGATCGAGATCGGCGGTCTGTTGCTCGACCCGGTCAGCCACCGCGTCACCATCGACGGCAAGCCGGCCGAGATGGGCCCCACCGAGTACCGCCTGCTGCAGTTCTTCATGACCCACCAGGAGCGCGCCTACACCCGCAGCCAGCTGCTCGATCAGGTCTGGGGCGGCAATGTCTATGTCGAGGAGCGCACCGTCGACGTGCATATCCGTCGCCTGCGCAAGGCGCTCGGTGAAGCCTACGAGAATCTGGTGCAGACAGTACGCGGCACCGGTTATCGTTTCTCCAGCAAAAGCTGA
- a CDS encoding chorismate--pyruvate lyase family protein — protein MPERAVSEFLDWLSADHLPSPLDPALHDWLYVDKGSLTRRLTDLANGAFSVTPLHEAWQALRADECAALGVPPESEGWVREVYLCGHGRPWVFARSVAARSQLTDSGLDLQRLGNRSLGELLFSNPAFARGTLQACHYPADWLPAERRADGLWARRSCFRQNQLGVLVTEVFLPELWQAAAITP, from the coding sequence ATGCCCGAACGCGCCGTGTCCGAATTCCTTGACTGGCTGAGTGCCGATCATCTCCCCTCTCCCCTCGATCCCGCCCTGCACGACTGGTTGTACGTCGACAAGGGTTCGCTGACGCGACGCCTGACCGACTTGGCCAATGGCGCGTTCAGCGTGACGCCGCTGCATGAAGCCTGGCAGGCCCTGCGCGCCGACGAGTGCGCCGCGCTCGGCGTTCCGCCCGAGAGCGAGGGTTGGGTGCGCGAGGTCTATCTGTGCGGTCATGGTCGGCCCTGGGTGTTCGCCCGCAGCGTCGCAGCCCGGTCACAGCTGACCGACTCCGGGCTTGACCTGCAGCGCCTGGGCAATCGTTCGCTGGGCGAACTGCTGTTCAGCAATCCGGCATTCGCGCGCGGCACACTTCAGGCATGTCATTACCCTGCTGACTGGCTGCCTGCAGAACGACGCGCGGACGGCCTCTGGGCACGCCGCTCGTGCTTCCGCCAGAATCAGCTCGGCGTGCTGGTCACCGAGGTGTTTCTTCCCGAGCTATGGCAGGCCGCTGCCATCACACCCTGA